The Acidimicrobiales bacterium sequence GACGGCGGGGAGGGGACCTGTCACCTCGTGGGCGGGGGCCCGGTCCCCGTGTCGGTGGCCCGCCAGCGAGCCGAGGAGGCCTTCGTGAAGGGGGTGATCCACGACGGGGTGCGCATCGAGACCGTCAGACACATCGGGCGCCACATCCCCGCCGAGCTGCGCACGGCCCTCGAGCTCGTCGATCCTCCCGGCTTCGACGGCCTGGGCTGTGTGGACTGCGGCAAGCGCCACGGCATCGAGCGCGACCACGTCGATCCGGTCGCCAACGGGGGACCCACCAGTCGCGACAACATGGCCGGCCGTTGCTACGAGTGCCACCAGCGCAAGACCGAGCAGGACCGCCAGGCGGGACTACTGGGCGGTGGCGGAGGCGGCAGGGAGCCGCCGTGATTGGCAGCGGATCCTGACGCGAACGCAGCCGGGCACCAGCAATGACAGCAAATGGGCACGCGCGCCGTGATCAGCGCGGTCCTCTTCTCGAAACGAGGGAAGGCAACATGACCGAGACACCGGCACCGAACTACGACCCGGCGGACGAGGTGCGGGAGATCATCTGATGACCGCGACCCGGGCGAGGCGACGGTTACGCGGGTCGATGGCCGATGACGGCGACCAGACCCGGGGGCAGCTCCTCGGTGCTGAAGGACGGCGCGATCCTCGCATCGACGCCGTGGTCAGCCAGGAGCGAAGGGACGCGGGAGGTGTCGATAAGGACGTTGTCGTGGCGCTCGTCGTCGCGGTGCCAGGAGCCATCCCGGTGGCGGACGAATACCGTCATCTCACGGACGTAGCGATCGGGCGACGGCGACGAGAAGCGGGTCGCAAGCACCCAGTCGTCGTTGACTTGGACCAGCGGAGGCTCGCCGCGCCGGGCCACGCCCCATTCGAGGTCGCAGAGGTCGATGGCGAGGACGCCACCAGGGCGAAGGGCCTGAGCGGCCGCAACCAGCGCTCGGTCGAGGGCGGCCTCGTTCGACAGGTAGTTCAGGGCGTGCCCGGTCGACACGATGGCGTCTGCGGGTGGCACGGCGTCGTCGGGCAGGACGAGCTGTTGGATGCTCTCTGCCTCCGCAGCGTGGTCGCGGGCGAGCGCGAGCATGGCGGCCGAGGCGTCGGTCGCCACGACGCGGTGGCCGGCGTCGAGGAGGTGGCGCGTGAGCAGCCCGCTCCCGCACCCGAGCTCGACCACGAGGCCGCG is a genomic window containing:
- a CDS encoding HNH endonuclease signature motif containing protein; this translates as DGGEGTCHLVGGGPVPVSVARQRAEEAFVKGVIHDGVRIETVRHIGRHIPAELRTALELVDPPGFDGLGCVDCGKRHGIERDHVDPVANGGPTSRDNMAGRCYECHQRKTEQDRQAGLLGGGGGGREPP
- a CDS encoding class I SAM-dependent methyltransferase, giving the protein MDPDVVPYYRGDLALVHHMGFGFHADACAPGILALLQPVRDRRGLVVELGCGSGLLTRHLLDAGHRVVATDASAAMLALARDHAAEAESIQQLVLPDDAVPPADAIVSTGHALNYLSNEAALDRALVAAAQALRPGGVLAIDLCDLEWGVARRGEPPLVQVNDDWVLATRFSSPSPDRYVREMTVFVRHRDGSWHRDDERHDNVLIDTSRVPSLLADHGVDARIAPSFSTEELPPGLVAVIGHRPA